A single Sphingopyxis chilensis DNA region contains:
- the ada gene encoding bifunctional DNA-binding transcriptional regulator/O6-methylguanine-DNA methyltransferase Ada — MSADLMTDDDRWAAVLRRDRALDGRFVTGVLTTGIYCRPSCAARHPLRENVRFFTDGAAARETGLRPCKRCLPDDVARDEGAVLAAIEAIKQSEEPLALADLAGRTGYSPTHFQRVFTRHTGLSPAAYARALREERARAALSEAGRVTDAIYDAGFSGPSRFYDNMEGRMGMTASAWANGGKGATIHWAVVPTSLGDMLVAATGKGVCRLSFAEGREALEERFPAAALIEGGEAFEALLKQVVDAVEAPVNGFDHIPIDVKGTAFQEAVWRELRKIPAGETRSYSDIAAAVGKPNAVRAAGSANGANNVAVLIPCHRVVRSDGTLGGYAYGLPIKDELLRREGASGQRRLDDF, encoded by the coding sequence ATGAGCGCCGACCTGATGACCGACGACGATCGCTGGGCGGCGGTGCTGCGCCGCGACCGCGCGCTCGACGGACGCTTCGTCACCGGTGTGCTCACCACCGGCATCTATTGCCGGCCGAGCTGCGCCGCGCGGCATCCGCTACGCGAAAATGTGCGTTTCTTCACCGACGGCGCGGCGGCGCGCGAAACCGGGCTGCGCCCGTGCAAGCGTTGCCTGCCCGACGATGTCGCGCGCGACGAGGGCGCGGTGCTCGCGGCGATCGAGGCGATCAAGCAAAGCGAGGAACCGCTCGCGCTCGCCGATCTCGCCGGTCGCACCGGCTATTCGCCGACGCATTTCCAGCGCGTCTTCACGCGTCACACCGGCCTGTCGCCCGCCGCATATGCCCGCGCGCTCCGCGAGGAACGCGCCCGGGCCGCGCTGAGCGAGGCGGGCCGGGTGACCGACGCGATTTACGACGCAGGCTTTTCGGGGCCGTCGCGTTTCTATGACAATATGGAGGGACGCATGGGTATGACGGCTTCGGCCTGGGCAAACGGCGGCAAGGGCGCGACGATCCACTGGGCGGTGGTGCCGACCAGCCTCGGCGACATGCTCGTCGCGGCGACTGGCAAAGGCGTGTGCCGCCTGAGCTTCGCCGAGGGGCGCGAGGCGCTCGAGGAGCGCTTTCCCGCAGCCGCCCTGATCGAGGGCGGCGAAGCGTTCGAAGCGCTGCTGAAGCAGGTCGTCGATGCCGTCGAAGCGCCGGTGAACGGATTCGACCATATCCCGATCGACGTGAAGGGCACCGCCTTTCAGGAAGCCGTGTGGCGCGAGCTGCGCAAGATCCCCGCAGGCGAAACGCGCAGCTATTCGGATATCGCCGCCGCTGTCGGCAAGCCCAATGCGGTGCGCGCGGCGGGGAGCGCCAACGGCGCGAACAATGTCGCGGTGCTGATCCCGTGCCACCGCGTCGTGCGCAGCGACGGGACGCTCGGCGGCTATGCCTATGGCCTGCCGATCAAGGACGAGCTGCTCAGGCGTGAGGGCGCGTCCGGGCAGCGGCGCCTCGACGATTTCTGA
- a CDS encoding DUF1203 domain-containing protein gives MTYLIEGLSPDRFAPLFALDDAGLAAINARRVTATADRGFPCRISLEDAKAGEELILIHHTSHDVATPYRSAYAIYVRPGVTAAAYRDDVPPVFEGRSLALRAFDAEGMLQTARLAGPGEVDSAIRDLFADAAIAYIDAHNAAHGCFAARIERDGA, from the coding sequence ATGACCTATCTGATCGAGGGGCTCAGCCCCGATCGCTTTGCGCCGCTCTTCGCGCTCGACGACGCGGGCCTCGCCGCGATCAACGCGCGCCGTGTGACCGCGACCGCCGACCGCGGCTTTCCCTGTCGGATCAGCCTCGAGGATGCGAAGGCCGGCGAGGAGCTGATCCTGATCCATCACACCAGCCACGATGTCGCGACTCCCTATCGCAGCGCCTATGCGATTTACGTCCGGCCTGGAGTGACCGCTGCGGCCTACCGCGACGACGTGCCGCCGGTGTTCGAGGGGCGCTCGCTCGCGCTGCGCGCCTTCGACGCCGAGGGCATGCTGCAAACCGCGCGGCTTGCGGGTCCGGGCGAGGTGGATAGCGCGATCCGCGACCTGTTCGCCGACGCGGCCATTGCCTATATCGATGCGCATAATGCCGCGCATGGCTGTTTCGCCGCGCGCATCGAAAGGGATGGAGCATGA
- a CDS encoding isocitrate lyase/PEP mutase family protein, whose product MTDKIARFRALHVPGDPLILVNIWDAGSAKAVAGAGAKAIATGSFGVAGAQGRADGEDFPLEDVFANLERILAVTDLPVTIDMESGYGADPATVGASVGRAKAAGAAGINMEDRLPGASELLAIPEAVARYRAAADTGIFVNARCDTFRGADAAKDGDALVAATLERARAYADAGAGSLFVPFLLDPACIGAICDASPLPVNILRGKGGPTHKELAALGVARISHGHQPWAAAMAWLAAQASDVMGGAEPDY is encoded by the coding sequence ATGACCGACAAGATTGCCCGATTTCGCGCGCTGCACGTTCCCGGCGACCCGCTGATCCTCGTCAACATCTGGGACGCGGGGAGCGCGAAGGCGGTTGCCGGAGCGGGCGCGAAGGCGATCGCGACGGGCAGCTTCGGCGTCGCGGGCGCGCAGGGGCGCGCGGACGGCGAGGATTTCCCGCTCGAGGATGTGTTCGCCAACCTCGAACGCATCCTCGCGGTCACCGACCTGCCGGTGACGATCGACATGGAATCGGGCTATGGCGCCGATCCGGCGACGGTCGGCGCATCGGTCGGCCGCGCGAAGGCCGCGGGTGCGGCGGGGATCAACATGGAGGACCGGCTGCCCGGGGCGAGCGAGCTGCTCGCGATCCCCGAGGCGGTGGCGCGCTATCGCGCCGCCGCGGACACCGGGATTTTCGTCAACGCGCGCTGCGACACCTTCCGCGGGGCCGATGCGGCGAAGGATGGCGACGCGCTGGTCGCCGCGACGCTCGAACGCGCGCGCGCCTATGCCGATGCGGGGGCGGGGTCGCTGTTCGTGCCCTTCCTGCTCGACCCGGCGTGTATCGGCGCGATCTGCGACGCGTCGCCGCTGCCGGTGAATATCCTGCGCGGCAAGGGCGGGCCGACGCACAAGGAACTCGCCGCGCTCGGCGTCGCGCGGATCAGCCATGGGCATCAGCCCTGGGCGGCCGCGATGGCGTGGCTGGCGGCGCAGGCGAGCGATGTCATGGGCGGCGCCGAACCCGATTATTGA
- a CDS encoding patatin-like protein, translating to MREKELRFALICYGGISLAVYMHGITKEIWRLAAASRAFHDREAIAGSGGVYRDLLAAIADRANIKLRVLPDIVAGASAGGINGIFLARGLVTGKSLDPLTELWLKDADVDSLLDPDARPLSAMTKFWAVPLAGWAMKRRGNAIDRTVGEGAQDEVRAKLSRFVRARWFEPPFGGETFTNLLLDAFDAMDAGAHGPPLVPAAQPVDLIVSVTDFAGHKEQLTLNSPPRVTEQEHRLVMQFRQDGRAGKRLDDVPGLVAAARATASFPGAFPPFTLRELDSALEKRGSGWPGRDAFMRAQLPRVPDSDPADRVLIDGSVLANAPFRPAIAALKQRPARREIDRRFIYIDPKPDYKSISIGKPGEPGEDGQLPGFLPTILGSLSAIPREQPIRESIEMIEGMSRRIRRMQHIIDAMKVEVEEQVAALFGTTFFLDTPTPVRLAKWRAKAQDQAAARAGFAFAPYGHLKLSAVIDEIANIVDRLVPPEGPVHVINRRIAMWTEARARGLDRISGKKGAGASSDAIEFFRTHDLGFRIRRLRFLARELDASVEATRERRDPVCEEMRETIFAALGQYLEREGDAWLADLDVPADTAPGEWIDAIAARRDLVALDAATDEVIAAALAKLPKDDRRTMLFAYLGYPFYDIATLPLLQGEGFDEFDPIKIDRISPSDATAIRTGGAAAMLKGVEFNSFGAFFSRAYRENDYLWGRLHGADRLIDIVASSVTGDGAMAAEELKAIKRRAFHAILDEEEGRLPKVRALIDELRMEIGASGTESRERNSDR from the coding sequence ATGCGGGAAAAGGAACTACGCTTCGCCCTGATTTGCTACGGCGGCATCAGCCTTGCCGTCTATATGCACGGCATCACCAAGGAGATCTGGCGGCTCGCCGCCGCATCGCGCGCCTTTCACGACCGCGAGGCGATTGCGGGGTCGGGCGGCGTCTATCGCGACCTGCTCGCCGCGATCGCCGACCGGGCCAATATCAAGCTGCGCGTCCTTCCCGACATTGTCGCGGGGGCGAGCGCGGGCGGGATCAACGGCATCTTTCTGGCGCGCGGGCTGGTGACGGGCAAATCGCTCGATCCGCTGACCGAACTCTGGCTGAAGGATGCCGACGTCGACAGCCTGCTCGATCCCGATGCGCGGCCCTTGTCGGCGATGACGAAATTCTGGGCGGTGCCGCTCGCCGGCTGGGCGATGAAACGCCGCGGCAACGCCATCGACCGCACGGTGGGAGAAGGTGCGCAGGACGAGGTGCGGGCGAAGCTGTCGCGTTTCGTGCGCGCGCGCTGGTTCGAGCCGCCCTTCGGCGGGGAGACCTTCACCAACCTGCTCCTCGACGCCTTCGACGCGATGGATGCGGGGGCCCATGGCCCGCCACTGGTCCCCGCCGCGCAGCCGGTCGACCTGATCGTATCGGTGACCGACTTCGCCGGGCACAAGGAGCAGCTGACGCTCAACAGCCCGCCGCGCGTGACCGAACAGGAGCATCGGCTGGTCATGCAATTCCGGCAGGATGGCCGCGCGGGCAAGCGGCTCGACGATGTGCCCGGCCTCGTCGCCGCAGCGCGCGCGACCGCGAGCTTTCCGGGCGCCTTTCCGCCCTTCACGCTGCGCGAGCTCGATTCGGCGCTCGAAAAGCGTGGCTCCGGCTGGCCCGGCCGCGACGCCTTCATGCGCGCGCAGTTGCCGCGCGTACCCGACAGCGACCCCGCCGACCGCGTGCTGATCGATGGCTCGGTGCTGGCGAACGCGCCCTTTCGCCCGGCGATCGCCGCCTTGAAACAGCGCCCGGCGCGGCGCGAGATCGACCGCCGCTTCATCTATATCGACCCCAAGCCCGATTATAAGTCGATCAGCATTGGCAAGCCGGGCGAGCCCGGCGAGGACGGGCAACTGCCGGGCTTCCTGCCGACGATCCTGGGTTCGCTGTCGGCGATCCCGCGCGAACAGCCGATCCGCGAGAGCATCGAGATGATCGAGGGCATGTCGCGGCGCATCCGCCGCATGCAGCACATCATCGACGCGATGAAGGTCGAGGTCGAGGAACAGGTCGCGGCGCTGTTCGGCACGACCTTCTTCCTCGACACGCCGACCCCGGTGCGGCTCGCGAAATGGAGGGCCAAGGCGCAGGACCAGGCGGCGGCGCGCGCGGGCTTCGCCTTTGCGCCCTATGGGCATCTCAAGCTGTCGGCGGTGATCGACGAGATAGCGAACATCGTCGACCGGCTCGTCCCGCCCGAGGGGCCGGTGCATGTGATCAACCGCCGCATCGCGATGTGGACCGAGGCGCGCGCGCGCGGGCTCGACCGGATTTCGGGCAAGAAGGGCGCGGGCGCGAGCAGCGATGCGATCGAGTTTTTCCGCACCCACGACCTCGGATTCCGCATTCGCCGCCTGCGCTTCCTCGCGCGCGAACTCGATGCGTCGGTCGAGGCGACGCGCGAGCGGCGCGACCCGGTGTGCGAGGAAATGCGCGAGACGATCTTCGCCGCGCTCGGCCAGTATCTCGAGCGCGAAGGCGACGCGTGGCTCGCCGACCTCGACGTGCCCGCCGACACTGCGCCGGGCGAATGGATCGACGCGATCGCCGCGCGCCGCGACCTTGTCGCGCTCGATGCGGCGACCGACGAGGTGATCGCGGCGGCGCTCGCGAAGCTTCCCAAGGACGACCGGCGCACGATGCTGTTCGCCTATCTGGGCTATCCCTTTTACGACATCGCGACCTTGCCGCTGCTCCAGGGCGAGGGGTTCGACGAATTCGACCCGATCAAGATCGACCGCATCTCGCCGTCGGACGCGACCGCGATCCGCACCGGCGGCGCGGCGGCGATGCTCAAGGGCGTCGAGTTCAACAGCTTCGGCGCCTTTTTCAGCCGCGCCTACCGCGAGAATGACTATCTGTGGGGGCGTCTCCACGGCGCCGACCGGCTGATCGACATCGTCGCAAGCAGCGTGACGGGCGACGGTGCGATGGCGGCGGAAGAGCTGAAGGCGATCAAGCGCCGCGCCTTCCATGCGATCCTCGACGAGGAGGAAGGGCGGTTGCCGAAGGTGAGGGCGCTGATCGACGAGCTGCGGATGGAGATCGGGGCATCGGGAACCGAATCCCGCGAACGAAATTCAGATCGATGA
- a CDS encoding PepSY-associated TM helix domain-containing protein — translation MKLLDTLHRWTGGLIGLVLALLGLSGTILLYEHLWIGVPGTSDPLRGDLATVAATTERLMAAPGAQGIIYADERFGLHQLRFTEGAGAYASQSGEIVTRWASQWERPELWIFDFHHHLFAGDSGEWAIGIAGLSGLFFVVSGAILWWRTRKTFQLRLWPKRMSRPAIVMHHRDLGIVVAPLLLISIVTGTMMIFRPFALAVVAPFGPVAETAKALDPPKYKGGPLAEKPDYTAMLTEARRRFPDAEFRILSLPRKPGDPISLRMKQPAEWLPNGRTTLAFDAATGEVLATRDALTLAPGAQAFNMAFPIHASKVGGWAWRSVLTVSGLSLTLLGSLAVWTFWFRRPKAARRPVKAALASA, via the coding sequence ATCAAGCTGCTCGACACGCTGCACCGCTGGACGGGGGGCCTGATCGGCCTCGTGCTCGCGCTACTCGGCCTGTCGGGCACGATCCTGCTTTACGAGCATCTATGGATCGGCGTGCCGGGAACCAGCGATCCGCTGCGCGGCGACCTCGCCACGGTCGCCGCGACCACCGAGCGGCTGATGGCGGCACCGGGCGCGCAAGGCATCATCTATGCCGACGAACGCTTCGGGCTGCATCAGCTGCGCTTCACTGAAGGCGCCGGCGCCTATGCCAGCCAGTCGGGCGAGATCGTCACGCGATGGGCGAGCCAGTGGGAGCGGCCCGAACTCTGGATCTTCGACTTCCACCACCATCTCTTCGCTGGTGACAGCGGCGAATGGGCAATCGGAATTGCGGGGCTCAGCGGGCTTTTTTTCGTCGTCAGCGGCGCCATTCTCTGGTGGCGGACGCGCAAGACCTTCCAGCTCCGCCTCTGGCCCAAGCGGATGAGCCGCCCCGCGATCGTCATGCACCACCGCGACCTCGGCATCGTCGTCGCGCCGTTGCTGCTGATCTCGATCGTCACCGGCACGATGATGATCTTCCGCCCCTTCGCCTTAGCGGTCGTCGCGCCCTTCGGCCCGGTCGCCGAGACCGCGAAGGCGCTCGATCCGCCGAAATACAAGGGCGGCCCGCTCGCCGAAAAGCCCGACTATACCGCGATGCTGACCGAAGCGCGCCGCCGCTTTCCCGACGCCGAATTCCGCATCCTGAGCCTGCCGCGCAAACCCGGCGACCCGATCAGCCTGCGGATGAAGCAGCCCGCCGAATGGCTGCCCAACGGGCGCACCACGCTGGCGTTCGATGCCGCAACGGGTGAAGTGCTGGCCACGCGCGACGCGCTGACGCTCGCCCCCGGAGCGCAAGCGTTCAACATGGCTTTCCCGATCCACGCGTCGAAGGTCGGCGGCTGGGCGTGGCGCAGCGTGCTGACGGTTTCGGGACTCTCACTGACGCTGCTTGGCAGCCTTGCGGTGTGGACCTTCTGGTTCAGGCGGCCGAAGGCGGCGCGGCGTCCGGTTAAGGCGGCGCTGGCTTCGGCCTAG
- a CDS encoding TonB-dependent receptor, which produces MNRKMTVAALACTALSTPALAQDGAPAADGTGGGETIIVTAARTILPPNALPLTIDIIDKDALDQQIAISGSVTDAVATLSPSFSPTRQKLSGAGETLRGRSPLYAINGIPQSTPLRDGSRDGFTIDGFFVDRVELIFGSNALQGIGGTGGIVNQVTVGAPTEEGVSGRALLQATADNDLSDEGMGGKVAGLVQYKAGRFDASVGAAWERRGVFFDGEGRRVGINLTQGETQDSETLSLFGRFGYAVTDTMRLDLIASRFELEGDGDYAAVAGDKLGGLPTSAEPGTPPGVPATGRTESLALSLTDTDLGGGNFISQIFWNRSRDTFGGEPNPIATFQDASIAPVGTLFDQSQNRSRKYGGKLSYERAVPGLEALTLIAGFDALWDSTEQRLIATDRVWVPPTDFRSLAPFGQANLELAGGLVRLAGGVRYENVKITIDDYTTLASSGSTFVSGGSPTFDDVLLNGGVIVEPVPGIRAYASYAEGYTVPDVGRITRAVRTAGTDIDNFLDISPIVSNNRELGVEVKRGPLDASATYFWSSSKKGQLLIARPDGIFEVLRQRVEIEGLEINLAVRMPVDGLTLSAGYAHIIGQFDEDEDGVVETDLDGANISPDRLNLAAAYANGPFSARVQTQFYLARTFRGPNRDARNDFEGYNLTDAIVRYQTGLGGVSLAVSNLFDKQYISYASDTQRPTDNFFNFAGRGRSFTLGWDYRF; this is translated from the coding sequence ATGAACCGCAAAATGACCGTCGCCGCGCTCGCCTGCACCGCGCTGTCCACCCCCGCCCTTGCGCAGGACGGTGCGCCCGCCGCCGACGGGACCGGAGGCGGTGAGACGATCATCGTCACCGCCGCGCGCACCATATTGCCGCCGAATGCGCTGCCGCTGACGATCGATATTATCGACAAGGATGCGCTCGACCAGCAGATCGCGATTTCGGGATCGGTCACCGATGCGGTCGCGACGCTCTCGCCCAGCTTTTCGCCGACGCGGCAGAAACTCTCGGGCGCGGGCGAGACGCTGCGCGGGCGCTCGCCGCTCTATGCGATCAACGGCATCCCGCAATCGACCCCGCTGCGCGACGGCAGCCGCGACGGCTTCACGATCGACGGTTTTTTCGTCGATCGTGTCGAGCTGATCTTCGGGTCGAACGCCTTGCAAGGGATCGGCGGCACCGGCGGCATCGTCAACCAGGTGACCGTCGGCGCGCCCACCGAAGAGGGCGTGTCGGGCCGCGCGCTGCTGCAGGCGACCGCCGACAATGATCTTTCCGACGAAGGCATGGGCGGCAAGGTCGCGGGCCTCGTCCAGTATAAGGCGGGGCGCTTCGACGCGTCGGTCGGCGCGGCATGGGAACGCCGCGGCGTCTTTTTCGACGGCGAGGGCCGGCGCGTCGGGATCAATCTGACGCAGGGCGAAACGCAGGATTCGGAGACGCTCTCGCTGTTCGGCCGCTTCGGTTACGCCGTCACCGACACGATGCGGCTCGACCTGATCGCCAGCCGCTTCGAGCTCGAAGGCGACGGCGATTATGCCGCGGTCGCGGGCGACAAGCTCGGCGGCCTGCCGACGAGCGCCGAGCCCGGCACCCCGCCGGGCGTCCCCGCGACGGGACGCACCGAAAGTCTCGCGCTATCGCTGACCGACACCGACCTCGGCGGCGGCAATTTCATCAGCCAGATCTTCTGGAACCGCAGCCGCGACACCTTCGGCGGCGAACCCAACCCGATCGCGACCTTTCAGGACGCATCGATCGCACCCGTCGGCACGCTGTTCGACCAGTCGCAGAACCGCAGCCGCAAATATGGCGGCAAGCTCAGCTACGAACGCGCGGTGCCGGGGCTGGAGGCGCTGACGCTGATCGCGGGTTTCGACGCGCTGTGGGATTCGACCGAGCAGCGGCTGATCGCCACCGACCGCGTCTGGGTGCCGCCGACCGATTTTCGCAGCCTCGCGCCCTTCGGCCAGGCGAACCTCGAGCTGGCGGGCGGTCTCGTCCGGCTCGCGGGCGGCGTGCGCTATGAAAATGTAAAGATCACGATCGACGATTATACGACGCTCGCCTCGTCGGGCAGCACCTTTGTGTCGGGCGGCAGCCCGACCTTCGACGATGTGTTGCTCAACGGCGGCGTCATCGTCGAGCCCGTCCCCGGCATCCGCGCCTATGCGAGCTATGCCGAAGGCTACACCGTCCCCGACGTCGGCCGCATCACGCGCGCGGTGCGCACGGCGGGGACCGACATCGACAATTTCCTCGACATCTCGCCGATCGTCTCGAACAATCGCGAACTGGGGGTCGAGGTGAAGCGCGGCCCGCTCGATGCCAGCGCGACCTATTTCTGGTCGTCGAGCAAGAAGGGCCAGCTGCTCATCGCGCGGCCCGACGGCATTTTCGAGGTGCTGCGCCAGCGCGTCGAGATCGAGGGGCTCGAAATCAACCTTGCGGTCAGGATGCCGGTCGACGGACTGACGCTGTCGGCGGGCTATGCGCATATCATCGGCCAGTTCGACGAGGACGAGGACGGCGTGGTCGAAACCGACCTCGACGGCGCGAATATCTCGCCCGACCGGCTGAACCTTGCCGCGGCCTATGCCAACGGTCCTTTCTCGGCGCGGGTGCAGACGCAATTCTATCTGGCGCGAACCTTCCGCGGCCCGAACCGCGACGCGCGCAACGATTTCGAGGGCTATAATCTGACCGACGCGATCGTCCGCTACCAGACCGGCCTCGGCGGGGTCAGCCTCGCGGTGTCGAACCTGTTCGACAAACAATATATCAGCTACGCGAGCGACACCCAGCGCCCGACCGACAATTTCTTCAACTTCGCGGGCCGCGGGCGCAGCTTCACGCTGGGGTGGGACTACCGTTTCTGA
- a CDS encoding nuclear transport factor 2 family protein, whose protein sequence is MTSKEAAIAAWRAFATRDAAQICAVLAEDAEWRAPPRNATAIALGVTDHMIGADAIARFLIDDYPRLFSNGMRVEPISLTAEGNRVIFEQRQSATLANGCDYALDYVFIFEMHGARVRYIREYMDTKSGYDQVFGSAPADRIA, encoded by the coding sequence ATGACCAGCAAGGAAGCCGCGATAGCGGCCTGGCGCGCCTTCGCCACGCGCGACGCCGCGCAGATATGCGCGGTTCTGGCCGAGGATGCCGAATGGCGGGCACCACCCCGCAACGCCACCGCAATCGCGCTCGGCGTGACCGACCATATGATCGGCGCCGACGCGATTGCCCGTTTTCTCATCGACGATTATCCGCGGCTCTTCAGCAACGGGATGCGCGTCGAGCCGATTTCACTGACCGCCGAGGGGAACCGCGTCATATTCGAGCAGCGTCAGAGCGCGACCCTCGCCAACGGCTGCGACTATGCGCTCGACTATGTTTTCATCTTTGAAATGCATGGCGCGCGCGTTCGGTATATCCGCGAATATATGGACACGAAAAGCGGCTATGATCAGGTTTTCGGCTCGGCGCCCGCCGACCGGATCGCGTGA
- a CDS encoding primosomal protein N', whose amino-acid sequence MTRARVLLLTAALGPLDYRVPREHEAPLGSVVIAPLGPRRMGGVVWEDESFGAPEPVGDNRLRNLYEVVPVPPIAAPLRRLVEWTSDYYLSPPGSVLRMVLPGVAFADARRPVVEYRATGELPTRMTPQRTVALEKIGARQGIVRELAAIAEVSDAVIRGLANTGALEAVTVSADQPYPEPDPAFAPPDLSDEQTAAAAQLREAIAAAKFDTLLLDGVTGSGKTEVYMEAIAAAIDAGKQALVLLPEIALTEPMLTRFAARFGCEPVAWHSGLRSTERRRAWHAIASGEAKIVVGARSALFLPYGNLGVIVVDEAHETSFKQEDGVHYHARDVAVMRGHFEGLPVVLASATPALESLAMVEAGRYRHIVLPARFGGATLPDLAAIDMRQDPPDRGRWLAPPLVDALADRLQKGEQSLLFLNRRGFAPLTLCRTCGHRIQCPNCTAWMVEHRLVHRLACHHCGHVMPPPRLCPECEDEDSLVACGPGVERVADEVALRFPEARTAIVTSDTLWSPAKAAEFVDNVEGGLVDIIIGTQLVTKGYHFPNLTLVGVVDADLGLDGGDLRASERTFQQIAQVAGRAGRGVKPGEVLIQTRVPDAPVMAALVANDRDGFYSAEAAARKFAGAPPYGRFAALVISSEDIEVARGQAQRLGQKAPVADGLAVYGPAPAPLAMLRGRHRFRLLLHAPRSFDLQGTIRAWVNSVEWSTKARLAIDIDPYSFV is encoded by the coding sequence ATGACCCGCGCCCGCGTCCTTCTCCTCACCGCCGCCCTCGGCCCGCTCGACTATCGTGTCCCGCGCGAGCACGAGGCGCCGCTCGGCAGCGTCGTCATCGCGCCCTTGGGGCCGCGACGGATGGGCGGGGTAGTGTGGGAGGATGAAAGCTTCGGCGCGCCCGAACCCGTCGGCGACAACCGGCTGCGCAACCTCTACGAAGTCGTGCCCGTGCCGCCGATCGCCGCGCCGCTCCGCCGCCTCGTCGAATGGACGAGCGACTATTATCTCAGCCCCCCGGGGTCGGTGCTGCGCATGGTGCTGCCCGGGGTCGCCTTTGCCGACGCGCGGCGCCCGGTCGTCGAATATCGCGCCACCGGCGAACTTCCCACGCGGATGACGCCGCAGCGCACCGTCGCGCTCGAAAAGATCGGCGCGCGGCAAGGGATCGTGCGCGAACTCGCCGCGATTGCCGAAGTCAGCGACGCCGTAATCCGGGGACTCGCGAACACCGGCGCGCTCGAAGCCGTGACCGTCTCGGCCGACCAGCCCTATCCCGAACCCGACCCGGCCTTCGCCCCGCCCGACCTGTCCGACGAGCAGACCGCCGCCGCCGCGCAGCTTCGCGAAGCGATCGCCGCAGCGAAGTTCGACACGCTGCTTCTCGACGGCGTGACCGGATCGGGCAAGACCGAAGTCTATATGGAGGCGATCGCCGCCGCGATCGATGCGGGCAAGCAGGCGCTGGTGCTGCTCCCCGAAATCGCGCTGACCGAACCGATGCTCACCCGCTTCGCCGCGCGCTTCGGCTGCGAGCCGGTGGCGTGGCACTCCGGCCTCCGTTCGACCGAGCGTCGCCGTGCCTGGCATGCAATCGCGAGCGGCGAGGCAAAGATCGTCGTCGGCGCGCGTTCGGCGCTGTTCCTGCCCTATGGCAATCTCGGCGTCATCGTCGTCGACGAGGCGCATGAGACCAGCTTCAAGCAGGAGGATGGCGTCCATTATCACGCGCGCGACGTCGCGGTGATGCGCGGGCATTTCGAGGGCCTTCCCGTCGTCCTCGCCAGCGCCACCCCCGCGCTCGAAAGCCTCGCGATGGTCGAGGCGGGCCGCTATCGCCATATCGTCCTGCCCGCGCGCTTCGGCGGCGCGACCCTGCCCGACCTTGCGGCGATCGACATGCGGCAGGACCCGCCCGACCGCGGCCGCTGGCTCGCCCCGCCGCTCGTCGACGCGCTCGCCGACCGATTGCAAAAGGGCGAGCAGAGTCTCCTCTTCCTCAACCGCCGCGGCTTCGCGCCGCTGACGCTCTGCCGCACCTGCGGCCACCGCATCCAGTGCCCGAACTGCACCGCGTGGATGGTCGAGCACCGCCTCGTCCACCGCCTCGCCTGCCACCATTGCGGCCATGTCATGCCGCCGCCGCGCCTCTGCCCCGAATGCGAGGATGAGGACAGCCTCGTCGCCTGCGGGCCGGGGGTCGAGCGCGTCGCCGACGAGGTGGCCTTACGCTTTCCCGAAGCAAGGACGGCCATCGTCACGTCCGACACCTTGTGGTCGCCCGCGAAGGCGGCCGAATTCGTCGACAATGTCGAGGGCGGGCTGGTCGACATCATCATCGGCACCCAGCTCGTCACCAAGGGCTATCATTTCCCGAATCTCACCCTCGTCGGCGTCGTCGATGCCGACCTCGGACTCGACGGCGGCGACCTCCGCGCTTCCGAGCGCACCTTCCAGCAGATCGCGCAGGTCGCGGGGCGCGCCGGGCGCGGGGTCAAGCCCGGCGAGGTGCTGATCCAGACGCGCGTGCCCGACGCCCCCGTCATGGCGGCGCTCGTCGCCAACGACCGCGACGGTTTTTATTCGGCCGAAGCCGCGGCGCGCAAATTCGCCGGCGCGCCGCCCTATGGCCGCTTCGCCGCGCTCGTCATTTCGTCCGAGGATATCGAAGTCGCGCGCGGGCAGGCGCAGCGGCTGGGGCAAAAGGCGCCCGTCGCCGACGGCCTCGCGGTCTATGGCCCCGCGCCGGCCCCGCTCGCGATGCTGCGCGGCCGCCACCGCTTCCGCCTCTTGCTCCACGCCCCGCGCAGCTTCGACCTGCAGGGGACGATCCGCGCGTGGGTGAACAGCGTCGAATGGTCCACGAAGGCGCGGCTCGCGATCGACATCGACCCCTATAGCTTTGTGTAA